From one Streptococcus pneumoniae genomic stretch:
- a CDS encoding YbaB/EbfC family nucleoid-associated protein, whose product MMNMQNIMKQAQKMQKQMEKSQAELAATEFVGKSAQGLVTATFTGDKKLVKIDFQAAVVDPEDIETLSDMTMQAVNHALSQIDDATKQKLGAFAGKLPF is encoded by the coding sequence ATGATGAACATGCAAAATATCATGAAACAAGCGCAAAAAATGCAAAAGCAAATGGAAAAAAGTCAAGCAGAATTAGCTGCGACCGAATTTGTCGGAAAATCTGCCCAAGGTTTGGTGACAGCGACTTTTACAGGAGATAAAAAATTAGTCAAGATTGATTTCCAAGCAGCTGTCGTAGATCCAGAAGACATCGAAACACTCTCTGACATGACGATGCAAGCAGTGAATCATGCTTTATCACAAATCGACGACGCTACTAAGCAAAAATTGGGTGCCTTTGCTGGCAAATTACCATTCTAA
- a CDS encoding glycerophosphodiester phosphodiesterase: protein MRKKRPVLETLYRQFDKVLVLFFLLFLFMEGIWIPFSSLVSDFLLQQTGFLYLSYTNAVAVMLASPLVALALLLVFLLNLLLVYWQMGTIVVGIHELWVKGHETLPAFLRATAQESLRVLKQARLSKILFVLLYASGLFPFLRRILKIYYLNKLLIPEFILEYISRNSWVALLLLAFSILAFWLSTRLMFTLPQIFCEGRTVREAIAYSVAKTHRKFWRSMWRLMWLTMKVTILCSLVIFMVIVTQSFADQLDNAISFYAAVANYVFLEFCYYAVLVYFLLAFVAFSYEEGRRQEKYRRPRLVRLIAILTMSAGIFTLQAVIYLQFPTEKMPLTISHRGVDQANGVQNTLEALELTAKLKPDLIEMDIQETKDHEFVMMHDANLKELAGVDGRPQDFTLAELTALEVSENGHQAKIPSFEAYLERADELGQKLLIEIKTSPKDSPEMMKRFLEKYGKIIEEKGHQMHSLDYHVVESVLESPYQIPVFFILPYNTIFPQTSATGYTMEYSTLDENFILKALFSQKEVYDWTVNDEETIERSLHLGVNGIITDELSLLKESLETYKKDRSYLQMLTLRMVDMFNF, encoded by the coding sequence ATGCGTAAGAAAAGGCCAGTCCTAGAAACTCTTTATCGCCAGTTTGATAAGGTTTTAGTCCTCTTTTTCCTACTCTTTCTATTTATGGAAGGGATTTGGATTCCCTTTAGTTCCTTGGTGTCAGACTTTTTACTCCAGCAAACGGGCTTTTTGTATCTGTCTTACACAAATGCAGTAGCTGTGATGCTTGCCTCTCCCTTGGTGGCTCTTGCTTTACTGCTGGTGTTTCTGCTCAATCTTCTTCTTGTGTACTGGCAAATGGGGACGATTGTGGTAGGGATTCATGAGCTATGGGTGAAAGGTCATGAGACGCTTCCTGCTTTTTTACGGGCAACGGCGCAAGAAAGTTTGCGCGTGCTAAAGCAAGCTAGACTTAGTAAGATTCTCTTTGTCCTCCTTTATGCCAGTGGTCTCTTTCCTTTTTTGAGACGGATTCTGAAGATTTATTATCTCAATAAACTCTTGATTCCTGAGTTTATTTTGGAATACATCAGTCGAAATTCTTGGGTTGCCTTGCTTTTGCTAGCATTTTCAATTCTCGCCTTTTGGCTTAGTACACGTTTAATGTTTACGCTGCCACAGATATTTTGCGAGGGGAGAACTGTACGAGAAGCGATTGCATACAGCGTCGCTAAGACTCATCGGAAGTTCTGGCGCTCTATGTGGCGTTTGATGTGGCTGACGATGAAAGTAACGATTTTGTGTTCGCTAGTTATATTTATGGTGATAGTGACTCAATCCTTTGCAGATCAGCTGGATAATGCTATTTCATTTTATGCAGCGGTCGCCAACTATGTATTTCTTGAATTTTGCTATTATGCTGTTTTGGTTTATTTTCTTTTGGCATTTGTAGCATTCTCTTATGAGGAAGGACGTAGGCAGGAGAAGTATCGCCGTCCGAGGCTTGTGCGTCTAATAGCTATTCTAACAATGTCAGCTGGGATTTTCACTCTGCAAGCCGTGATTTACCTGCAATTTCCAACGGAAAAAATGCCCTTGACCATCTCCCATCGCGGGGTCGATCAGGCAAATGGTGTGCAAAATACGCTTGAAGCTTTAGAGTTGACCGCAAAACTCAAGCCCGACTTGATTGAGATGGATATCCAAGAAACCAAGGATCATGAGTTTGTCATGATGCACGATGCCAATTTGAAAGAGCTAGCTGGTGTTGATGGTCGTCCGCAAGATTTTACCTTGGCAGAGCTGACAGCGTTAGAAGTTTCTGAAAATGGACATCAGGCAAAGATTCCAAGTTTTGAGGCTTATCTTGAGCGTGCGGACGAACTCGGTCAAAAACTTTTGATTGAAATCAAGACCAGTCCCAAGGATTCACCAGAGATGATGAAGCGATTTTTAGAAAAATACGGCAAAATCATCGAAGAAAAAGGGCACCAAATGCACTCTCTTGACTACCATGTGGTGGAGTCTGTCCTAGAGAGTCCGTATCAGATTCCTGTCTTTTTTATCCTGCCTTATAATACCATCTTTCCGCAGACAAGTGCGACCGGCTACACCATGGAATACTCGACATTAGATGAAAATTTCATATTGAAAGCCCTCTTCAGTCAGAAAGAGGTTTATGATTGGACTGTGAATGATGAGGAGACGATCGAGCGCTCGCTCCATCTAGGCGTCAATGGCATTATTACAGATGAGTTAAGCTTGCTGAAAGAGAGCTTGGAAACTTATAAAAAAGATAGAAGTTATCTGCAAATGCTCACTTTGCGGATGGTGGATATGTTTAACTTTTAG
- a CDS encoding 3'-5' exonuclease: MKSLETYIAFDLEFTEYKGFFHLIQVSAVKMDKHVEIGQFDSYVHTDVPLKSFINGLTGITSEHLLHAPRVETVLAEFEDFVGELPLIGYNGQKSDLPILLENGLDVTNQYCVDVYEEALARRSKDLHGIANLRLSTVARFLGLTGRAHNSLEDARMTAQIYEQFKELDESKSWLHEQEEEFQGTFNGLDLSAFFGGDDA; this comes from the coding sequence ATGAAATCGTTAGAAACCTATATCGCCTTTGACTTGGAATTTACCGAATATAAAGGATTTTTTCATTTGATTCAAGTGTCGGCTGTCAAGATGGACAAGCATGTCGAGATTGGGCAATTTGATAGCTATGTGCACACCGATGTTCCCTTAAAGAGTTTTATCAATGGATTAACAGGAATTACGTCGGAGCACTTACTTCACGCGCCAAGAGTAGAGACAGTCTTGGCAGAGTTTGAGGATTTTGTGGGAGAGCTACCTCTCATCGGCTATAATGGGCAAAAAAGTGATTTACCGATTTTGCTAGAAAATGGTTTGGATGTTACTAATCAATACTGTGTCGATGTATATGAAGAGGCGCTTGCGAGAAGAAGCAAGGATTTGCATGGGATTGCCAATCTTCGGCTCAGCACGGTTGCTCGCTTTCTAGGATTGACAGGTCGAGCGCATAATAGCTTAGAAGATGCGCGCATGACTGCCCAAATCTATGAACAGTTCAAGGAACTAGACGAGAGTAAGTCTTGGCTTCATGAACAAGAAGAGGAATTTCAAGGGACTTTTAATGGCTTAGATCTCTCTGCCTTTTTCGGAGGAGACGATGCGTAA
- a CDS encoding DUF536 domain-containing protein translates to MTIEKTVSELADILGVSRQAVNNRVKALPPEDTEKNEKGVTVVKRSGLIKLEEHYKKTIFEDEPVSQDVQHRELMEILVDEKNDEIARLYEQLKVKDAQLAEKDEQMRIKDIQIAEKDKQLDQQQQLTHQAQQLVTEAKNDQEVLLLELDEAKKKVEAQENKGFWARLLGR, encoded by the coding sequence ATGACGATTGAAAAAACAGTCAGCGAACTAGCCGATATTTTGGGGGTTAGTCGCCAAGCGGTCAACAATCGGGTCAAGGCCTTGCCGCCTGAGGATACCGAAAAAAATGAAAAAGGCGTGACCGTGGTCAAAAGAAGTGGCTTAATCAAGCTAGAAGAGCATTACAAAAAGACCATTTTTGAGGACGAGCCAGTTAGCCAAGATGTGCAACACCGTGAATTGATGGAAATCTTGGTTGATGAGAAAAATGACGAAATTGCTCGCTTATATGAGCAACTGAAAGTTAAGGACGCTCAGCTAGCTGAAAAAGATGAGCAAATGCGGATCAAAGATATCCAGATTGCTGAAAAAGATAAGCAACTCGATCAACAGCAGCAGCTCACCCATCAAGCACAGCAGCTTGTAACAGAAGCTAAAAATGATCAAGAAGTCCTATTGTTAGAGCTAGATGAAGCGAAGAAAAAAGTAGAAGCCCAAGAAAATAAAGGCTTTTGGGCGCGTTTATTGGGAAGATAA
- a CDS encoding NAD(P)/FAD-dependent oxidoreductase, translated as MTHFDTIVIGGGPAGMMATIASSFYGQKTLLIEKNRKLGKKLAGTGGGRCNVTNNGTLDDLMAGIPGNGRFLYSVFSQFDNHDIINFFTENEVALKVEDHGRVFPKSDKSRTIIEALEKKIHELGGQVLTQTEIVSVKKVNEQFILKSAEQSWTCDKLIVTTGGKSYPSTGSTGFGHDIARHFNHTITPLEAAESPLLTDFPHKLLQGISLDDICLSYDKHHITHDLLFTHFGLSGPAALRMSSFVKGGETLTLDFLPQMSKEAILDLLHTEREKSLKNALKLLLPERVSDFLSQDFPEKVKQLSDKDLESLIQRIKALPIPVTGKMSLAKSFVTKGGVDLKEINPKTLESKLVSGLHFAGEVMDINAHTGGFNITSALSTGWVAGSLHY; from the coding sequence ATGACACATTTTGACACTATCGTCATCGGAGGCGGACCTGCTGGCATGATGGCAACCATCGCGAGTAGCTTTTATGGGCAAAAGACCCTCCTGATTGAAAAAAATCGTAAGCTTGGTAAAAAATTAGCCGGAACAGGGGGAGGTCGTTGCAATGTGACCAATAACGGTACACTTGATGATCTCATGGCGGGTATCCCAGGAAACGGACGCTTTTTATACAGCGTCTTTTCCCAATTTGACAACCATGACATTATCAATTTTTTCACAGAAAATGAAGTGGCGTTAAAAGTAGAAGACCACGGACGTGTCTTTCCCAAGTCTGACAAGTCAAGAACTATTATTGAGGCTTTGGAGAAAAAAATTCACGAACTAGGTGGACAAGTCCTCACCCAAACAGAAATCGTCTCTGTCAAAAAAGTAAACGAGCAGTTTATCCTCAAATCCGCTGAGCAAAGCTGGACTTGTGATAAACTCATCGTCACCACAGGCGGTAAATCCTATCCTTCTACGGGTTCTACCGGATTTGGTCATGATATTGCTCGTCATTTCAATCATACAATTACCCCTCTTGAGGCAGCTGAAAGTCCTCTTTTAACAGATTTTCCACACAAACTTCTGCAAGGCATTTCACTTGATGATATTTGCCTCAGCTACGACAAGCACCACATCACCCATGATCTACTCTTTACCCACTTTGGCTTGTCTGGCCCTGCAGCGCTACGGATGTCAAGTTTTGTCAAAGGCGGAGAGACTCTCACTCTTGACTTTCTTCCTCAGATGAGTAAAGAAGCTATCTTGGACCTACTTCACACCGAGCGTGAAAAATCTCTGAAAAATGCCCTCAAACTCCTGTTACCAGAGCGAGTAAGCGACTTTCTCAGCCAAGATTTCCCTGAAAAAGTCAAGCAATTAAGTGATAAGGACTTGGAATCACTCATCCAACGTATCAAAGCCCTCCCTATCCCTGTCACTGGCAAGATGTCTCTCGCTAAATCCTTTGTAACCAAAGGTGGCGTTGATTTAAAAGAAATCAATCCTAAGACCTTAGAGAGTAAGTTGGTCTCTGGCTTACATTTTGCTGGGGAAGTCATGGACATCAATGCCCACACAGGTGGCTTTAACATTACTTCTGCCCTCTCTACTGGCTGGGTGGCTGGAAGTCTCCATTACTAA
- a CDS encoding AzlD domain-containing protein, with translation MGNSYILQAILLAALVTWLPRVIPFLLVKYRGLPAIVMRFLKFLPVTIIFVLILSSLTKGEIGQFPSFKSLDLLAAIPTLYVAFRYRNLLGSVIFGVVLLAFLRFIF, from the coding sequence ATGGGAAATAGTTACATTTTACAAGCTATTTTGCTAGCTGCGCTGGTGACTTGGTTGCCACGGGTGATACCGTTTCTCTTGGTGAAATACCGTGGATTGCCAGCTATTGTCATGCGTTTTTTGAAGTTTCTGCCCGTTACGATTATCTTTGTCTTGATTTTATCGAGCTTAACAAAGGGGGAAATTGGTCAATTCCCAAGCTTTAAGAGTTTGGATTTGTTGGCTGCGATTCCGACGCTTTATGTGGCTTTCCGCTACCGCAATCTTTTAGGCAGTGTTATTTTTGGCGTGGTCTTGCTAGCCTTCTTACGATTTATATTCTAA
- a CDS encoding AzlC family ABC transporter permease: protein MRQEKWMAGIQAGMPTALGYIGIGLACGVIAAPYLTPIEMLLMSILVYAGSAQFVMIAMMALNSSVTDIALTVFLINIRFFLLSLHTSTFFRKDSFLKNLAIGTLLTDESYGVLLGAQLHGEETNATWMMGNNLISYLSWACATVLGTVLGNLLPNPELFGLDFALVGMFIGIFTSQFLVMMKKESVRKILTILLVTAVSFFVLTMLVSQALAVLFATLIGCSVGVILDGK from the coding sequence ATGAGACAAGAAAAATGGATGGCAGGGATTCAGGCAGGAATGCCGACTGCCTTGGGATATATTGGAATTGGTCTAGCTTGTGGCGTGATTGCAGCCCCTTATCTGACACCGATTGAAATGCTCTTGATGAGTATTTTGGTCTATGCAGGGAGTGCTCAGTTTGTCATGATTGCCATGATGGCATTAAATAGCAGTGTGACAGATATTGCACTGACAGTCTTTCTCATCAATATCCGATTTTTCCTGCTGAGCCTACATACTTCGACATTTTTCAGAAAAGACAGCTTTTTGAAAAATCTGGCGATTGGAACTCTCTTGACCGATGAGAGCTACGGGGTTCTGCTGGGAGCTCAGCTACACGGTGAGGAGACAAATGCTACTTGGATGATGGGAAATAATCTCATCAGCTACCTATCTTGGGCCTGTGCGACGGTTTTAGGAACAGTGTTAGGCAATCTCTTGCCAAATCCTGAACTGTTTGGACTGGATTTTGCCTTAGTGGGGATGTTTATTGGGATTTTTACATCGCAATTTTTAGTCATGATGAAAAAGGAGTCTGTGAGAAAGATTTTGACCATTCTTTTGGTGACGGCGGTGAGCTTTTTTGTCTTGACTATGCTGGTGTCCCAGGCTCTAGCCGTTTTATTTGCGACCTTGATTGGTTGTTCTGTGGGGGTGATTTTAGATGGGAAATAG
- a CDS encoding MFS transporter, producing MKLLVRNRFYRLLTLSDFFNGFGASIYNLVFIVFASSMDHRKLAIGIAAMITFVPTIFNVLISMYADRTKDKGRIYLALGYVQAILFILIAFLTQSVSWLAFSTVCLINILSDMLSTYRSGLKLPMIQTHVAEEDLMEAFSFRQVVSVVSLLGGQALGVWLLSISHNHFFLVSLVNAATFLTSTLILLGMRQELTYQVRGEELRQPFFRQFKELYTNLRKVFQGLKTGNFELFLLAVLLINALGGSITPIYQLSFTDAPLFGLSFSQSLFLLQVISITGTILGGLTPNDYFSKQSFNTILKIVAGLLVLIATSNALAFSPVISLLLLIFLSYLAGKINPKLQAMLMKEIPSNVLAQTGSFLELLFTLSMPLGTALFTSLALASIWLSWVIFAGLALLTLGISLCLSARG from the coding sequence ATGAAATTATTGGTACGCAATCGCTTTTACCGTCTGTTAACCCTGTCAGACTTCTTCAATGGATTTGGGGCGTCCATCTATAATCTGGTCTTTATCGTATTTGCCTCTTCTATGGATCATCGTAAGCTCGCCATCGGGATTGCAGCGATGATTACGTTTGTCCCTACGATTTTTAATGTCTTGATTTCCATGTATGCGGATCGGACCAAGGACAAGGGGCGGATTTATCTAGCTTTGGGCTATGTGCAGGCAATCCTCTTTATCCTGATTGCTTTTTTGACCCAATCGGTGAGCTGGCTCGCCTTTTCGACTGTTTGCCTCATCAATATCCTGTCTGATATGCTATCCACCTATCGTTCTGGCCTTAAATTACCCATGATTCAGACCCATGTGGCAGAAGAAGATTTAATGGAAGCTTTTTCTTTCCGTCAAGTGGTCAGTGTGGTGAGCCTCTTGGGTGGGCAGGCTTTGGGAGTCTGGTTACTTTCCATTAGCCACAATCACTTCTTCTTGGTGAGCTTGGTCAATGCGGCGACCTTTCTCACATCGACCTTGATTTTACTAGGCATGAGACAGGAGCTGACCTACCAAGTCCGAGGAGAAGAACTCCGCCAACCCTTCTTTCGTCAATTTAAGGAGCTTTACACCAATCTCCGCAAGGTGTTTCAAGGATTAAAAACAGGGAATTTTGAGCTTTTCTTACTAGCGGTCCTTCTGATCAATGCCTTGGGTGGCAGTATAACGCCCATTTATCAGCTTTCTTTTACAGATGCGCCTTTGTTTGGCTTGTCTTTCAGCCAATCGCTTTTTCTCCTGCAAGTCATCTCAATTACTGGGACGATTTTAGGGGGGCTCACACCTAATGATTATTTCAGCAAGCAGTCTTTCAATACGATTTTAAAAATAGTAGCAGGGCTTTTGGTTCTCATTGCGACTAGTAATGCTCTTGCTTTCTCGCCTGTCATCTCGCTTTTATTGCTTATTTTTCTGAGCTATCTTGCAGGGAAAATCAATCCTAAATTGCAGGCCATGCTGATGAAAGAGATTCCATCAAATGTCTTGGCTCAGACAGGTAGTTTTTTAGAGTTGCTTTTTACCTTGTCCATGCCTTTGGGAACTGCCTTGTTTACCAGCTTAGCTCTTGCGAGCATTTGGCTTAGTTGGGTGATATTTGCAGGCTTGGCTCTTTTGACCTTGGGAATTTCTCTATGTTTAAGTGCTAGAGGCTAA
- a CDS encoding type II CAAX endopeptidase family protein — MTKHKLIMIYSGIAFLLFFSQFGVQEIMALSFIRSLSDTGYFIVWLLLTLLQGVGAIGLLYLMGESRVFCRFEWKFSYLGATVGTVILMYLWWNLAALFLPLPQNQARGELLFQDLSGTAFFIQFVLNISLFGPICEELVYRALLMTSLKSFQEYYLDVLLSSVLFSLMHVLPHGWSFSSFIIYLGGGLLFAALYRKTKSIYYPIMLHIAWNSFVTLLQLTMMR, encoded by the coding sequence ATGACCAAACACAAACTAATAATGATATATAGCGGAATTGCTTTTTTGCTTTTCTTTTCTCAGTTTGGTGTGCAGGAAATCATGGCACTTTCCTTCATACGCTCTTTATCTGATACAGGCTATTTTATCGTGTGGCTCTTGTTAACCCTTTTACAAGGCGTAGGAGCTATTGGTTTGCTCTATTTGATGGGAGAAAGCAGGGTATTTTGTAGATTTGAGTGGAAGTTCTCCTACTTAGGGGCAACGGTAGGAACTGTTATCCTCATGTATCTCTGGTGGAACTTAGCAGCTCTCTTTTTACCTCTGCCGCAAAATCAAGCGAGGGGAGAACTCCTGTTTCAAGACTTATCAGGAACAGCTTTTTTTATCCAATTTGTCTTGAATATCAGCCTTTTTGGACCTATTTGTGAGGAGTTGGTCTATCGTGCTTTGCTGATGACGAGTTTGAAATCCTTTCAGGAGTATTATTTGGATGTTCTCTTGTCGTCTGTTCTCTTTAGTTTGATGCATGTTTTACCGCACGGCTGGAGTTTTTCTAGTTTTATCATTTATCTAGGTGGTGGTCTCTTGTTTGCTGCTTTGTACCGCAAGACTAAATCCATCTATTACCCAATAATGCTTCACATTGCTTGGAATAGCTTTGTGACCCTCTTGCAGTTGACGATGATGAGATAG
- a CDS encoding helix-turn-helix domain-containing protein — protein sequence MTEKINLGEFYKELRMARGIKQKEVAKGSLTASQLSKFELGQSMLSADRLLLAIDGINMTFDEFAHKLNDYREPKHIRMGRKIVAAFAYQDRDSLKVLLDKLEQEDNHRYARLNGIVIKNALHSLDPAYVLLESDKVFITEYLYAIESWTWFELYLFCNTMPFFSDQDLLFLGQELLRKSEEFCNLLQNKLYMKQGLLNLISEMMERKQFQYVSIFEQALKDMLGPYDVFEQIVLKYLQKMNYFLQYNGENKKEIEDYIQSLDVIGNEHLLALLTLKLSQYENLLNKI from the coding sequence ATGACAGAAAAAATCAATTTAGGAGAATTTTATAAGGAATTACGCATGGCGCGTGGAATCAAGCAAAAAGAGGTGGCGAAAGGCTCTTTAACTGCCTCGCAACTATCTAAATTTGAACTAGGTCAGTCCATGCTTTCGGCAGATCGTTTGCTGTTAGCGATTGATGGGATCAATATGACTTTTGATGAGTTTGCTCATAAATTAAACGATTATAGGGAACCCAAGCATATCCGTATGGGAAGAAAAATCGTTGCTGCCTTTGCTTATCAAGATAGGGATTCGCTAAAAGTCCTATTGGATAAGCTAGAGCAGGAAGACAATCATCGCTATGCTCGATTAAATGGTATTGTTATTAAGAATGCTCTGCACTCGCTTGATCCAGCTTATGTCTTACTGGAATCAGACAAGGTCTTTATCACGGAGTATCTCTATGCGATTGAGTCCTGGACCTGGTTTGAGCTGTATCTTTTTTGCAACACCATGCCATTTTTCTCTGATCAAGATCTTCTTTTTTTAGGGCAGGAATTGCTTAGAAAATCAGAGGAATTTTGTAATTTATTGCAGAATAAGCTCTATATGAAGCAGGGGCTACTCAACCTTATCTCTGAAATGATGGAGAGAAAGCAATTTCAATATGTCAGCATTTTTGAGCAGGCGCTAAAAGACATGCTTGGACCCTATGATGTGTTTGAGCAAATTGTTTTGAAGTATTTACAAAAAATGAATTATTTTTTGCAGTATAATGGTGAAAATAAAAAAGAGATTGAAGACTATATTCAATCTCTGGATGTCATAGGAAATGAACATCTACTAGCTTTATTGACTCTAAAATTATCCCAATACGAAAACCTGCTTAATAAAATATAA
- the tsaD gene encoding tRNA (adenosine(37)-N6)-threonylcarbamoyltransferase complex transferase subunit TsaD, translating into MKDRYILAFETSCDETSVAVMKNETELLSNIIASQIESHKRFGGVVPEVASRHHVEVITACIEEALAQAGIQESDVTAVAVTVGPGLVGALLVGLAAAKSFAWAHGIPLIPVNHMAGHLMAAQSVENLEFPLLALLVSGGHTELVYVAEAGDYKIVGETRDDAVGEAYDKVGRVMGLSYPAGREIDELAHQGKDIYDFPRAMIKEDNLEFSFSGLKSAFINLYHNAEQRGEVLDNKDLSASFQAAVLDILMAKTQKALEKYPVKTLVVAGGVAANQGLRERLATDICDVKVVIPPLRLCGDNAGMIAYASVSEWNKENFADLSLNAKPSLAFDPLEE; encoded by the coding sequence ATGAAAGATAGATATATATTAGCTTTTGAAACATCCTGCGACGAAACCAGTGTCGCTGTGATGAAAAATGAAACAGAATTATTGTCCAATATCATTGCCAGTCAAATCGAGAGCCACAAGCGCTTTGGCGGTGTGGTGCCAGAAGTGGCGAGCCGTCATCATGTGGAGGTCATCACAGCCTGTATCGAGGAAGCATTAGCGCAGGCAGGCATTCAAGAGAGTGATGTGACAGCTGTTGCGGTGACTGTTGGTCCTGGGCTTGTTGGGGCACTTCTTGTGGGACTTGCTGCGGCAAAGAGCTTTGCTTGGGCACACGGCATTCCCTTGATTCCAGTCAACCACATGGCAGGGCATTTGATGGCAGCGCAAAGTGTGGAAAACTTAGAATTTCCTCTGCTTGCTCTCTTGGTCAGTGGCGGACATACCGAGTTGGTCTATGTAGCAGAAGCAGGGGATTATAAGATTGTTGGTGAGACGCGTGATGATGCGGTTGGTGAGGCTTATGATAAGGTCGGTCGTGTCATGGGTTTGTCTTACCCAGCAGGACGTGAGATTGATGAGTTAGCCCATCAAGGAAAAGATATCTATGATTTTCCGCGCGCTATGATCAAAGAAGACAATTTGGAATTTTCTTTTTCAGGTCTGAAATCTGCCTTTATCAATCTCTACCACAATGCTGAGCAAAGAGGAGAGGTTTTGGACAATAAAGATCTCTCTGCCAGCTTTCAAGCAGCAGTGCTTGATATTTTAATGGCGAAAACCCAAAAAGCCCTTGAAAAATATCCCGTTAAAACGCTTGTTGTAGCTGGTGGTGTTGCAGCCAATCAAGGTTTGCGAGAAAGGTTAGCAACTGATATTTGCGATGTCAAAGTCGTGATTCCACCTCTACGCCTTTGTGGGGACAATGCAGGTATGATTGCCTATGCCAGTGTCAGTGAGTGGAACAAAGAGAACTTTGCAGACCTCTCCCTCAATGCCAAACCGAGCCTTGCTTTTGATCCTTTGGAAGAATGA
- the rimI gene encoding ribosomal protein S18-alanine N-acetyltransferase, producing MIKLQTLDKKRADLAVQVHDLLRDVYEVSPWTLAQIESDLENPLIEYQLALVGEEVVGFLATQESDFEVEILHIAVKKAYQGQGIARWLFTTLPKQKDMFLEVRASNQPALLFYKKEHFTPIARRKNYYHAPVEDAIIMKREPNER from the coding sequence ATGATAAAGCTACAAACGCTAGATAAAAAACGAGCAGATCTGGCGGTGCAGGTCCATGATTTGCTTCGCGATGTGTATGAGGTAAGCCCGTGGACTCTAGCGCAGATAGAGAGCGATTTGGAGAATCCTTTGATAGAGTATCAGCTTGCTCTAGTAGGTGAGGAAGTGGTGGGCTTTCTTGCTACGCAGGAGTCAGATTTTGAGGTGGAGATCTTGCACATTGCTGTCAAGAAAGCGTATCAAGGTCAAGGGATTGCAAGGTGGCTATTTACAACGCTTCCTAAGCAGAAGGATATGTTTCTCGAAGTTCGGGCTTCTAATCAGCCAGCTCTGCTATTTTATAAAAAGGAACACTTTACCCCAATCGCTCGGAGGAAAAACTATTATCACGCGCCAGTGGAAGACGCGATTATCATGAAGAGAGAACCAAATGAAAGATAG
- the tsaB gene encoding tRNA (adenosine(37)-N6)-threonylcarbamoyltransferase complex dimerization subunit type 1 TsaB, with protein MKVLSIDTSSKALALAILDDRELLAEMTLNIKKNHSITLMPAIEFLMGSVDLTPKDLEKIVVAEGPGSYTGLRIAVATAKTLAHTLKIDLVGVSSLQALVPEGKKGLVIPIMDARRNNVYAGFYENDLLVEPEAHLSFEEVLGRAKKADVVSFVGEVAGFVEQIKESLPEASWQETLPNAYRIGKMGLDLASSRVHDFVPNYLKRVEAEENWLKDHQEDGQSYIKRL; from the coding sequence ATGAAAGTTTTAAGCATTGATACATCCAGTAAAGCCCTAGCACTTGCTATTTTAGATGATAGAGAGCTTTTAGCTGAGATGACGCTAAACATCAAGAAAAATCATAGCATTACCTTGATGCCAGCAATTGAGTTTTTAATGGGGAGTGTGGACTTAACCCCCAAGGATTTGGAGAAGATTGTTGTAGCAGAAGGACCTGGGAGCTATACTGGCTTGCGGATTGCTGTGGCAACGGCAAAAACCCTTGCTCACACGCTAAAGATTGATTTGGTTGGAGTGTCGAGCTTACAAGCGCTTGTTCCTGAAGGAAAGAAAGGCTTGGTGATTCCGATCATGGATGCACGACGAAATAATGTTTACGCGGGATTTTATGAAAATGACCTCTTGGTTGAACCTGAGGCTCATTTGTCGTTTGAGGAAGTTTTGGGGCGTGCAAAGAAGGCAGACGTGGTGAGCTTTGTCGGTGAAGTGGCAGGCTTTGTGGAGCAGATTAAAGAGAGCTTGCCAGAAGCTAGCTGGCAGGAAACCTTGCCAAATGCCTATCGTATTGGAAAGATGGGTTTAGATTTAGCTTCTTCTCGTGTGCATGATTTTGTTCCCAACTATCTCAAACGAGTCGAGGCAGAGGAAAATTGGCTAAAAGACCATCAAGAGGACGGTCAGTCCTACATCAAACGCCTATGA